Proteins encoded by one window of Paenibacillus antri:
- a CDS encoding AraC family transcriptional regulator, translating to MVYPILKSIEQRGFDSERFCRDASFDVGRLGDPEVRIDVAELERLMLAGAAFTEDAYFGLHQGLHTEAADLGVLGYVMMHSGTVGEALKAYRRYNDILCSGFNLEWEARGDDIRLRFVMLEANGRMSRHCVEDMASSVYRLMCGMSNRRFPLQEVTFRHAAPGGTAPYLSVFGRAPRFDGDENAIRFHKDVMALPILYADARLRHMFESIAARTLETLSNGRTLSDAVFRRMLERMPASFPTLQETAASFHMSARSFQLKLKEEGTSYNELAAAVRKELAEGYLRQPEHSVGDVAYLLRFSEPSAFQNAFKKWTGLTPGQYRARLRAAEGSGSGTPPGAAARR from the coding sequence ATGGTGTATCCGATTTTGAAATCGATCGAGCAGCGGGGATTCGATTCGGAACGGTTTTGCCGAGATGCGTCTTTCGACGTCGGACGACTCGGAGATCCGGAGGTCCGCATCGATGTCGCGGAGCTGGAGCGGCTGATGCTCGCCGGGGCGGCATTCACGGAGGACGCGTACTTCGGGCTGCATCAAGGGTTACATACCGAAGCGGCCGATCTCGGCGTTCTGGGATACGTCATGATGCATTCCGGCACCGTCGGCGAGGCGCTGAAGGCGTACCGGCGATATAACGACATCCTATGCAGCGGCTTCAATCTGGAATGGGAGGCGCGGGGAGACGACATCCGGCTGAGGTTCGTCATGCTGGAAGCGAACGGACGCATGTCCCGGCATTGCGTGGAAGATATGGCGTCGTCGGTCTACCGGTTGATGTGCGGGATGAGCAATCGGCGGTTCCCGCTGCAGGAGGTGACGTTCCGGCACGCGGCTCCGGGGGGAACGGCTCCGTACTTATCCGTCTTCGGGAGGGCGCCGCGGTTCGACGGGGACGAGAATGCGATTCGATTCCATAAGGACGTGATGGCGCTCCCGATTTTGTACGCGGACGCCAGGCTGCGGCATATGTTCGAATCGATCGCGGCACGGACGTTGGAGACGCTGTCGAACGGCCGGACGTTGTCCGACGCGGTATTTCGGAGGATGCTGGAGCGCATGCCCGCGTCCTTCCCGACGCTCCAGGAGACGGCCGCCTCGTTCCATATGAGCGCGCGCTCGTTCCAGCTGAAGCTGAAGGAAGAGGGTACGTCGTATAACGAGCTGGCCGCCGCCGTTCGGAAAGAGCTGGCCGAAGGGTACTTGCGGCAGCCGGAGCATTCGGTCGGGGACGTCGCCTATTTGCTCCGCTTCTCCGAGCCGAGCGCGTTCCAGAACGCATTCAAGAAATGGACGGGGCTGACGCCCGGCCAATATCGGGCGCGCCTGCGAGCGGCGGAAGGATCGGGTTCGGGTACGCCGCCGGGAGCGGCCGCGCGCCGATGA
- a CDS encoding TetR/AcrR family transcriptional regulator, with the protein MTPMNDEQLEKIRNDRKQQIITAALRTFAENGIRLTKIGMIAAEAGVSHGLVYHYFESKEEVLHESLAWAMEGADELFREVGALPLAPLEKVKTFVKFALTEGNSDVFRVIQHVLRFGGAPEKTMTLIREGSEIYAKELFPLIAAGQADGSIVGGDPQELLELLLTVLSGVLMEGDREWWSRNLDRKVDLLLRMLAA; encoded by the coding sequence ATGACACCGATGAACGACGAACAGCTGGAGAAAATCCGGAACGATCGAAAACAACAAATTATTACGGCCGCGCTGAGGACGTTCGCCGAGAACGGCATCCGGTTGACGAAGATCGGCATGATCGCGGCGGAGGCGGGCGTCAGCCACGGACTCGTGTATCATTATTTCGAATCCAAGGAAGAAGTGCTGCACGAGAGTCTTGCGTGGGCGATGGAGGGCGCGGACGAATTGTTCCGGGAAGTCGGGGCGTTGCCGCTCGCTCCGTTGGAGAAGGTGAAGACCTTCGTGAAGTTCGCGCTGACGGAAGGGAACAGCGACGTATTCCGCGTCATTCAACACGTCTTGCGATTCGGCGGCGCGCCGGAGAAGACGATGACGCTGATCCGGGAGGGATCGGAGATCTATGCGAAGGAGCTGTTCCCGCTCATCGCGGCGGGACAAGCGGACGGTTCGATCGTCGGGGGAGATCCGCAGGAATTGCTTGAGCTGTTGCTGACCGTCCTCTCCGGGGTGTTGATGGAGGGGGATCGGGAGTGGTGGAGTCGAAACCTCGACCGCAAGGTCGATCTACTGCTGCGGATGCTCGCCGCGTAG